Proteins encoded together in one Triticum dicoccoides isolate Atlit2015 ecotype Zavitan chromosome 7B, WEW_v2.0, whole genome shotgun sequence window:
- the LOC119337091 gene encoding rootletin-like, producing the protein MASQDGGWGDGGDSLFEGMVLFAPAAAEAEAPEAPKPPTPPADAAATSASDAESSAASQPLDEDLFSDLTLLAPQTPLDQDQHPQPQAQDQNHRPASPVAVTPPPAAAALSRQPSSSSLRKKKRAVRIGYGRSPQTAPALPPTVPIATAAAAPAAATATVLRTASSSSSLSDASTYDAVPPIPIQYLDQLGNDDERDAAVVDPDANSLDAVSVNSLDAKQEAKEEDGDKDAGEAVVAVVGIDERLALLRSQISSKLDSVQQRAAAVAAKRRQLAGRQRKVAEDVGSAASKHKDLERELEEACEAEDFERAERISDSLAALEKDKDRLLTALRDAELDYDSVDLELQDVLESCIAVEEEAAALLEQYAKDATEHADSVSKQAEEMSSKEIEGWQTSMELLQIKKLETEVETELVLAARSGLEGSVEHLIEDDKREKDILSKKGETLAVELAELLELVRLKEAEIAENNAQIQEVQERISAVVSRSHGSQSDIDMKINSLQESQTKIDQDTEALALKKNEIDNCISSAEQKDSDLREIINACSSEAKACQQSVEIRRKLASSILKSRQDRIGLLKMEEEISQDIQMLRQQTTDARTSLQEISSKRAGIQQEIATCKQKLSFIDKRGPELEAEKKVAAAARNFKEAGRIAAEAKVLNSEKEELRAKLEKAGTDLEVIEKDITATTDKIQECEGLIVLKEQESAMASYKRLRLDSSAARAELTAATETDDGEEVEILHKEAEAAESKALELKTLYNLQPDSDEYIFQPVVPIAFITNSTWQHLAEMAFSFGLSPET; encoded by the exons ATGGCGTCGCAGGACGGCGGGTGGGGCGACGGCGGCGACTCGCTCTTCGAGGGCATGGTCCTCTTCGCCCCCGCAGCCGCCGAGGCCGAGGCACCCGAAGCCCCCAAGCCGCCCACCCctcccgccgacgccgccgccacctccgcctcCGACGCCGAGTCCAGCGCCGCCTCCCAGCCTCTGGACGAGGACCTCTTCTCCGATCTCACCCTGCTCGCCCCTCAGACTCCACTAGACCAGGACCAACACCCCCAGCCCCAAGCCCAAGATCAGAAccaccgccccgcctcgccggtcgCGGTCACGCCTccccccgccgccgctgccctctcgCGCCAGCCGTCCTCCTCGTCGCTCCGGAAAAAGAAGAGGGCCGTGCGCATCGGGTACGGCCGCTCGCCTCAAACCGCCCCCGCTCTGCCGCCTACCGTACCAAtcgctaccgccgccgccgcccccgctgcTGCTACGGCTACTGTACTTCGTACTGCCAGTAGTAGTAGTAGCCTCTCCGATGCTTCTACATATGACGCTGTTCCCCCTATCCCCATCCAGTACCTTGACCAACTAGGCAATGACGATGAGAGAGATGCAGCTGTGGTGGATCCGGATGCCAATTCTCTGGATGCAGTCAGCGTCAATTCTTTGGATGCGAAACAGGAGGCGAAAGAAGAAGATGGTGACAAGGATGCCGGAGAGGCTGTAGTTGCAGTAGTGGGGATCGATGAGAGGTTGGCTCTTCTTAGATCTCAAATATCTAGTAAGCTTGATTCAGTCCAGCAGAGGGCCGCTGCTGTGGCAGCCAAGAGGAGGCAGCTGGCGGGTAGGCAGAGGAAGGTTGCGGAGGACGTCGGTTCCGCGGCATCCAAGCACAAGGATTtggagagggagctggaggaggcgTGCGAGGCCGAGGACTTTGAGAGGGCCGAGAGGATCAGTGACTCCCTTGCGGCTCTGGAGAAGGACAAAGATCGGTTGTTGACTGCACTGCGTGATGCAGAGCTTGATTATGATTCGGTGGATTTGGAATTGCAGGATGTGCTTGAGTCCTGCATAGCTGTGGAGGAGGAAGCTGCTGCCCTTCTCGAGCAGTATGCAAAG GATGCCACTGAGCATGCTGATTCCGTAAGCAAACAAGCAGAAGAAATGTCGTCGAAAGAAATAGAAGGGTGGCAAACATCAATGGAGTTACTACAAATAAAGAAGCTAGAGACAGAGGTTGAAACAGAATTGGTTTTAGCAGCACGTTCAGGGCTAGAAGGTTCAGTAGAGCATTTGATTGAAGACGATAAGAGAGAAAAGGACATTCTAAGTAAGAAAGGAGAAACCCTTGCAGTGGAATTAGCTGAGCTCCTGGAGTTGGTGAGGTTGAAAGAAGCAGAGATAGCTGAAAACAATGCTCAGATCCAGGAGGTTCAAGAAAGGATCAGTGCGGTGGTCTCCAGATCTCATGGCTCCCAGTCAGATATTGACATGAAGATCAATTCCTTGCAGGAATCCCAAACTAAAATTGATCAAGATACTGAGGCACTTGCCTTAAAAAAGAATGAAATCGACAACTGCATCTCTTCAGCAGAGCAGAAAGACTCAGACTTACGGGAAATCATCAATGCTTGTTCTTCTGAAGCAAAAGCTTGCCAACAATCAGttgaaatcagaaggaagcttgccTCATCAATCTTAAAGTCAAGGCAAGATAGAATTGGGTTACTAAAAATGGAGGAGGAAATTTCGCAAGACATCCAAATGCTCAGGCAACAAACAACTGATGCTAGAACTAGTCTTCAG GAGATATCTTCAAAGAGAGCAGGCATACAGCAAGAGATAGCTACATGTAAGCAGAAGCTGAGCTTTATTGACAAAAGAGGCCCTGAACTAGAGGCTGAAAAGAAGGTTGCTGCTGCTGCAAGGAACTTTAAGGAAGCAGGGAGAATAGCTGCAGAGGCAAAAGTACTGAATTCTGAGAAGGAAGAACTGCGTGCTAAATTGGAGAAAGCTGGTACTGATCTGGAGGTTATAGAAAAGGATATCACAGCAACCACTGACAAGATACAGGAATGCGAAGGGCTTATTGTGCTCAAAGAACAAGAGTCAGCTATGGCAAGTTACAAAAGGCTCCGGCTGGACTCCTCTGCTGCTAGAGCAGAATTGACTGCTGCAACTGAAACAGATGACGGCGAGGAAGTGGAGATATTACACAAAGAAGCTGAAGCCGCTGAATCTAAAGCGCTGGAACTCAAAACATTGTATAACCTCCAACCAGATAGCGACGAATATATATTTCAGCCTGTAGTTCCTATAGCATTCATAACGAATT